Proteins from a genomic interval of Sphingobacteriales bacterium:
- a CDS encoding DUF11 domain-containing protein, producing MAVGSVATLTIEVEAIEAGSTLNIAQVTDSDQTDPDSTPNNSNPNEDDQDESSVTISEPNTPLIDLELDKAANKASVNVGETFIYTITVTNEGPDAATGVAVFDNLPTSVQFVSASANMGTYSEGTDVWNIGNLPVGGIATLTINVKATTLVMLKT from the coding sequence TTGGCGGTAGGTTCTGTAGCTACTTTGACAATTGAAGTAGAAGCTATTGAAGCAGGTTCAACCTTAAATATTGCACAAGTGACTGACTCTGACCAAACAGATCCGGATTCGACACCAAATAACAGCAACCCGAATGAAGATGACCAAGACGAATCAAGTGTTACTATTAGCGAACCTAATACTCCATTGATTGATTTGGAATTGGATAAAGCAGCAAATAAAGCTTCTGTAAATGTAGGTGAAACATTTATTTACACCATTACAGTTACCAATGAAGGACCAGATGCTGCTACCGGAGTAGCTGTATTTGATAACTTGCCTACAAGCGTTCAGTTTGTCAGTGCAAGTGCAAATATGGGTACTTATAGTGAAGGTACTGATGTATGGAATATTGGAAACTTACCTGTAGGTGGAATTGCAACTTTAACTATTAATGTAAAAGCTACAACCCTGGTAATGTTAAAAACGTAG
- a CDS encoding DUF11 domain-containing protein — protein MEYRRNERWSYGYIGNRGKAQAAGSMTNVAQVSAANESDIDSTPNNSNGTEDDQDSVVTTVTEPTAPVADLSLTKTSNATVVSQGDEFSYTITLSNQGPDAATGVGVIENLPSGLSYVSHTASAGVYNTASGLWTLPSVGAGSTATLNIVVTATGSGTTNNVAQVVASNENDPDSTPGNGDATEDDQDNQVVNITEPTEPMVDLELSKTANQSLVKVGDNFNYTLTLTNEGPDAATGVQVFDLLPSGVSYVSSNASTGTYSPGTGIWNIGGMNVGATATLVIVVKAQAAGSMTNVAQVSAANESDIDSTPNNSNGTEDDQDSVVTTVTEPTAPVADLSLTKTSNATVVSQGDEFSYTITLSNQGPDAATGVGVIENLPSGLSYVSHTASAGVYNTASGLWTLPSVGAGSTATLNIVVTATGSGTTNNVAQVVASNENDPDSTPGNGDATEDDQDNQVVNITEPGVPTADLELTKVSSKVVAQIGEPFTYTITLTNQGPDAATGIKVLENLPNNLQYNSHTTSNGSYNTVTRRMEYQ, from the coding sequence ATGGAATATCGGCGGAATGAACGTTGGAGCTACGGCTACATTGGTAATCGTGGTAAAGCCCAAGCTGCCGGCAGTATGACGAATGTAGCACAAGTGAGTGCGGCGAATGAATCAGATATAGATTCTACCCCGAACAACAGTAATGGAACGGAAGATGATCAGGATAGTGTAGTTACAACAGTGACCGAACCTACAGCCCCAGTAGCAGATTTGAGTTTGACGAAAACATCAAATGCGACAGTGGTATCACAAGGCGACGAGTTCAGCTACACAATTACATTGAGCAATCAGGGACCAGATGCAGCTACAGGCGTAGGAGTTATAGAGAACTTGCCAAGCGGATTGAGCTATGTGAGCCATACAGCGAGTGCAGGTGTATATAACACAGCAAGCGGATTATGGACACTACCAAGTGTAGGAGCAGGTAGCACAGCGACGTTGAACATAGTAGTCACAGCAACAGGCAGTGGCACAACGAACAACGTAGCGCAAGTGGTGGCATCAAATGAGAATGATCCGGACAGCACACCAGGAAATGGCGATGCAACCGAAGACGATCAGGACAATCAGGTGGTGAATATCACAGAGCCAACAGAGCCGATGGTTGATTTAGAGTTGAGCAAAACAGCGAATCAATCTTTGGTAAAAGTAGGCGACAACTTCAACTACACCTTGACATTGACGAATGAAGGACCAGATGCAGCGACAGGTGTACAAGTATTTGACTTGTTGCCAAGTGGTGTAAGCTATGTGAGCAGCAATGCGAGCACAGGCACATACAGTCCTGGAACTGGGATATGGAATATCGGCGGAATGAACGTTGGAGCTACGGCTACATTGGTAATCGTGGTAAAAGCCCAAGCTGCCGGCAGTATGACGAATGTAGCACAAGTGAGTGCGGCGAATGAATCAGATATAGATTCTACCCCGAACAACAGTAATGGAACGGAAGATGATCAGGATAGTGTAGTTACAACAGTGACCGAACCTACAGCCCCAGTAGCAGATTTGAGTTTGACGAAAACATCAAATGCGACAGTGGTATCACAAGGCGACGAGTTCAGCTACACAATTACATTGAGCAATCAGGGACCAGATGCAGCTACAGGCGTAGGAGTTATAGAGAACTTGCCAAGCGGATTGAGCTATGTGAGCCATACAGCGAGTGCAGGTGTATATAACACAGCAAGCGGATTATGGACACTACCAAGTGTAGGAGCAGGTAGCACAGCGACGTTGAACATAGTAGTCACAGCAACAGGCAGTGGCACAACGAACAACGTAGCGCAAGTGGTGGCATCAAATGAGAATGATCCGGACAGCACACCAGGAAATGGCGATGCAACCGAAGACGATCAGGACAATCAGGTGGTGAATATCACAGAGCCGGGTGTTCCGACAGCGGATTTAGAATTGACTAAAGTATCGAGTAAAGTAGTAGCCCAAATTGGCGAACCATTTACTTATACTATAACACTTACTAACCAAGGACCAGATGCAGCAACAGGCATTAAAGTATTGGAAAACTTGCCAAATAATTTACAATACAACAGCCATACAACTTCTAATGGTTCTTATAATACTGTAACCAGGCGAATGGAGTATCAGTAA
- a CDS encoding DUF11 domain-containing protein, with protein sequence MSIQAQVLSGGSIKNIAQVSSSDQEDIDSTPNNDNGDQSEDDEDAATVEAQELGSIGDYVWLDEDGDGVQDAGEQGIPNVTVTLTYPDGTTATTTTDGTGHYIFEDLPAGNYVVTVGTGPDGTGLTTNGTVNVSLDAGEDFTTADFGFDTASLGNYVWLDENANGLQDSGEPGIDGVVVTLLDAAGNVISSTTTSNGGYYLFDNLDPGQYIVQFTTPDGYNATSLGGGDNQNNTDSNANTTTGQTAVITLSAGENDMTIDAGYTQLGSIGDYVWLDVDGDGVQDAGEQGISNVTVTLTYPDGTTATTTTDGTGHYIFEDLPAGNYVVTVGTGPDGTTLTTPATDNVSLGAGEDYVDADFGFDGELIDLELQKTSEAPATLVIGDTFNYVLTLTNEGPGDATGVVVLDQLPSQVSYVSSTATAGSYNAATGNWTVGNLAAGQTATVTIQVKVEETGTFKNIAQVIAADQDDIDSTPNNDNGDQSEDDEDAATTSTYGVADLNLTKVANKEMVGVGENITYTITVCNDGPSTATNVVVTEQLPASLTFVSADETTGNYNNANGLWSITSISVGTCETLNIIATVNQAGDINNTAQVTDSDQSDPDSTPNNNNPDEDDQDDTTVSAQQIDLSLTKTANATTVNVGDLLIYTLSVSNQGPSTATNVQVFDQLPGNVTYVTSSGSGIFSPGASVWTIGTIPAGETKTINITVQVMKAGSFINTAQVSNADQPDVDSTPANNNPTEDDQDSVEATGTQIDLSLTKTANNTQVGLGENITYTLTLSNSGNSNATGVVVTDKLPAGLTFVSATPAGVYNAATGVWTAGAVAAGSSVTLSITATVNVENQAITNYAQVTAADQPDVDSEPNDNSTTQDDDDAITIGSTAADLEIDKFVNNATVNLGDEVVFTIVLENNGGANATNVTVEDQLPAGLTYVSSEATVGSYNAATGIWNVGEIYAGEEEKLFITVQVNSITGVNNIAQVATSDQTDPDSTPGNDIAEEDDQDDATVSAQAIDLELNKVANATVVNVGDTFNYTLTVNNEGPSNATGVVVFENLPSGVSYVSHTASTGIYSQQTSQWVIGNLPKGETETLIITVRVEQAGEIENVAQVSNADQPDIDSTPGNDDGNQSEDDEDAITVTGSQIDLSLTKTASATQVGIGQTVTYTVEVCNDGPSDATGILVVDYLPPQCEYVSSNGIFNPATGEWNVGTVAAGTCKSIEIQCVVTEEGPMTNCAEITDSDQPDADSSPGYSCECEDDDDCVTINGIGADLSLTKSVDKSVVNVGDNVVFEIEVKNSGSANATGVTVSDVLPAGLTFVTSDASTGSYAAATGIWTIGNLGASDIETLLITATVTGVGPFSNVAQVAASNESDPDSTPGNNIAAEDDQDNATVSAKQIDLELTKVITGTSLGLEIGDVVEYAITVSNEGPSNATGVAIQDILPQGLDFAGYTATAGSYNTNTGIWTIGNLANGANAILNMSATITTAGTFRNNAQVIAANEPDIDSAPNNDNGDQSEDDEDGKTITVGAPTADLELTKVADKATVTVGDEFNYTLTLTNQGPNVATGAEVFDLLPSGVSYVSSNASMGTYNPNTALWTVGNVPVGETETLTIKVKVQSAGSLVNIAQVSSVNENDPDSTPNNSNPDEDDQDSATTTATEPTASMVDLELSKTVNQALVKVGDNFNYTLTLTNEGPDAATGVQVFDLLPSGVSHVSNTASTGTYSPATGIWNIGTMNAGATAILVIVVKAQSAGSMTNVAQVSAANESDIDSTPNNSDATEDDQDSVNTTVTEPTTPVADLELQKTASQALLNIGDQFIYTITLTNQGPNTATSIVVNEDLPSGVNYISYTSSTGIYSNATGTWTIPSLAVGTVATLNILVEAVSINGTTNVAQVASVNELDVDSTPGNNDPTEDDQDEISVIILDPNSTEPITDLELSKTANQSLVKVGDNFNYTLTLTNEGPDAATGVQVFDLLPSGVSYVSSNASTGTYSPATGIWNIGGMNAGATATLVIVVKAQAAGSMTNVAQVSSANESDIDSTPNNSNATEDDQDSVVTTVTEPTAPVADLSLTKTSNATVVSQGDEFSYTITLSNQGPDAATGVAVLESLPGGLSYVSHTASAGAYNAASGLWTLPSVGVGSTATLNIVVTATGSGTTNNVAQVVASNENDPDSTPGNGDATEDDQDNQVVNITEPTEPMVDLELSKTANQSLVKVGDNFNYTLTLTNEGPDAATGVQVFDLLPSGVSYVSSNASTGTYSPGTGIWNIGGMNVGATATLVIVVKAQAAGSMTNVAQVSAANESDIDSTPNNSNGTEDDQDSVVTTVTEPTAPVADLSLTKTSNATVVSQGDEFSYTITLSNQGPDAATGVAVIENLPSGLSYVSHTASAGVYNTSSGLWTLPSVGSGSTATLNIVVTATGSGTTNNVAQVVASNENDPDSTPGNGDATEDDQDNQVVNITEPTEPMVDLELSKTANQSLVKVGDNFNYTLTLTNEGPDAATGVQVFDLLPSGVSYVSSNASTGTYSPGTGIWNIGGMNVGATATLVIVVKAQAAGSMTNVAQVSAANESDIDSTPNNSNGTEDDQDSVVTTVTEPTAPVADLSLTKTSNATVVSQGDEFSYTITLSNQGPDAATGVGVIENLPSGLSYVSHTASAGVYNTASGLWTLPSVGAGSTATLNIVVTATGSGTTNNVAQVVASNENDPDSTPGNGDATEDDQDNQVVNITEPTEPMVDLELSKTANQSLVKVGDNFNYTLTLTNEGPDAATGVQVFDLLPSGVSYVSSNASTGTYSPGTGIWNIGGMNVGATATLVIVVKPKLPAV encoded by the coding sequence TTGAGCATTCAGGCTCAAGTGTTGAGTGGTGGTTCAATTAAGAACATAGCACAAGTATCATCATCAGATCAGGAGGATATAGATTCTACACCAAACAACGACAACGGTGACCAAAGCGAAGATGATGAAGATGCAGCGACAGTAGAAGCACAAGAATTGGGCAGCATCGGTGATTATGTATGGTTAGATGAAGACGGTGATGGTGTGCAAGATGCAGGCGAGCAGGGTATTCCGAATGTAACGGTAACCTTGACCTATCCTGATGGCACAACAGCAACGACTACCACAGACGGTACAGGACATTATATCTTTGAAGACCTTCCTGCGGGCAACTACGTTGTTACAGTAGGCACGGGTCCTGACGGCACCGGCTTAACAACCAATGGAACAGTAAATGTAAGTTTAGATGCAGGTGAAGATTTTACAACTGCTGACTTCGGATTTGATACAGCTTCTTTGGGTAATTATGTATGGCTTGATGAAAATGCCAATGGCTTACAAGATAGTGGCGAACCCGGTATTGATGGGGTAGTTGTTACTTTATTAGATGCCGCAGGTAATGTAATTTCAAGCACTACTACTTCTAATGGAGGTTATTACTTATTTGATAATTTAGATCCCGGACAATATATTGTTCAGTTTACTACACCTGATGGATACAATGCTACTTCGTTAGGTGGTGGTGATAACCAAAACAATACAGACAGTAATGCCAATACAACAACGGGTCAAACTGCTGTAATTACTTTAAGTGCGGGCGAAAACGATATGACCATAGATGCAGGCTACACTCAATTGGGTAGTATCGGTGATTATGTATGGTTAGATGTAGATGGTGATGGCGTGCAAGATGCAGGCGAGCAAGGTATTTCGAATGTAACGGTAACCTTGACCTATCCTGATGGCACAACAGCAACGACTACCACAGACGGCACAGGCCACTACATCTTTGAAGACCTACCTGCGGGCAACTACGTTGTTACAGTAGGCACAGGTCCTGACGGCACAACATTGACAACACCAGCTACAGACAACGTAAGTTTAGGAGCAGGTGAAGACTATGTAGATGCAGACTTTGGCTTTGACGGTGAGTTGATAGATTTAGAATTGCAAAAAACCAGTGAGGCTCCGGCTACTTTGGTAATCGGCGATACTTTTAACTATGTACTTACTTTAACTAATGAAGGTCCCGGCGATGCTACAGGCGTTGTTGTCTTAGATCAATTACCTTCACAAGTGTCTTATGTAAGCTCTACTGCTACAGCGGGTTCTTACAATGCCGCTACAGGTAACTGGACAGTAGGCAACTTGGCTGCCGGACAAACAGCTACTGTAACTATTCAGGTGAAAGTAGAAGAAACTGGAACTTTCAAAAACATAGCACAAGTGATTGCTGCCGACCAAGATGATATAGATTCTACACCGAACAACGATAATGGCGACCAAAGCGAAGATGATGAAGATGCAGCTACAACTTCTACTTATGGAGTGGCTGATTTGAATTTGACCAAAGTTGCTAATAAAGAAATGGTGGGTGTGGGTGAAAATATCACATATACTATTACAGTATGTAACGACGGACCTTCAACAGCTACTAATGTTGTAGTAACTGAGCAATTACCTGCTTCTTTAACTTTTGTTAGTGCAGATGAAACTACAGGTAATTATAATAATGCCAATGGTTTATGGTCTATCACATCTATCAGTGTAGGTACTTGTGAAACATTAAACATTATTGCTACGGTTAATCAGGCGGGCGACATTAATAATACAGCTCAAGTGACAGACTCCGACCAATCTGATCCGGACTCTACACCGAATAACAATAATCCTGACGAAGACGACCAAGATGATACAACCGTATCTGCTCAACAGATAGATTTGTCATTGACTAAAACTGCCAATGCTACTACAGTTAATGTAGGCGATTTATTAATCTATACATTGTCGGTGAGCAATCAAGGTCCAAGTACAGCTACTAATGTTCAGGTATTTGATCAATTACCAGGCAATGTAACTTATGTAACTTCAAGTGGTAGTGGAATTTTTAGTCCGGGTGCTTCTGTTTGGACAATAGGCACAATTCCGGCTGGTGAAACCAAAACCATTAATATCACAGTACAAGTGATGAAAGCGGGCAGCTTCATCAATACAGCACAAGTAAGTAATGCAGACCAACCAGATGTAGATTCTACTCCTGCCAACAATAATCCTACCGAAGATGATCAGGATAGTGTAGAAGCTACAGGAACGCAGATAGATTTATCATTGACTAAAACAGCCAATAATACACAAGTAGGATTAGGTGAAAATATTACCTATACTCTAACCTTGAGCAATAGCGGAAACAGCAATGCAACAGGTGTGGTTGTGACTGATAAATTACCTGCCGGATTAACTTTTGTAAGCGCAACTCCTGCCGGAGTATATAACGCTGCAACCGGTGTATGGACAGCAGGTGCAGTAGCAGCAGGTAGTTCTGTAACTTTAAGTATCACAGCTACCGTAAATGTTGAAAACCAAGCTATTACTAACTATGCACAGGTAACTGCCGCAGACCAGCCAGATGTAGATTCAGAGCCGAATGATAACAGCACTACACAAGATGATGATGATGCTATTACCATTGGTTCTACTGCTGCCGACCTCGAAATTGATAAGTTCGTGAATAATGCGACTGTCAACTTGGGTGACGAAGTAGTATTTACTATTGTGTTGGAAAATAATGGTGGTGCTAATGCTACAAATGTAACAGTAGAAGACCAATTACCTGCCGGATTAACTTATGTATCTTCCGAAGCTACAGTAGGCTCTTACAATGCAGCCACAGGCATTTGGAATGTAGGTGAAATTTATGCGGGCGAAGAAGAAAAATTATTCATTACTGTACAAGTAAACAGCATTACCGGCGTGAATAATATTGCACAAGTAGCTACTTCTGATCAAACAGACCCAGACAGTACTCCGGGTAATGATATAGCAGAAGAAGATGATCAAGACGATGCCACTGTTTCTGCACAGGCTATTGATCTTGAATTGAATAAAGTAGCGAATGCTACAGTAGTAAATGTAGGCGATACCTTTAACTATACCCTCACAGTAAACAACGAAGGACCTTCTAACGCTACGGGCGTAGTTGTATTTGAAAACCTTCCAAGTGGTGTAAGTTATGTGAGCCATACCGCTTCTACCGGTATTTATAGCCAACAAACCAGTCAATGGGTAATTGGCAATTTACCAAAAGGTGAAACCGAAACTTTAATCATTACAGTGCGTGTAGAGCAAGCTGGTGAAATCGAAAACGTAGCTCAGGTGAGCAACGCCGACCAACCTGATATCGACTCTACTCCGGGCAATGATGACGGTAACCAAAGCGAAGATGATGAAGATGCAATTACAGTAACCGGCTCACAAATAGATTTGAGTCTGACTAAAACTGCTTCTGCAACACAAGTAGGAATAGGACAAACTGTTACTTACACAGTTGAAGTATGTAACGACGGACCTTCCGATGCTACAGGTATATTGGTAGTAGATTACTTGCCGCCTCAATGCGAATATGTATCTTCTAATGGTATATTTAACCCAGCAACGGGTGAATGGAACGTTGGAACAGTAGCAGCAGGTACTTGCAAATCTATCGAGATTCAATGTGTAGTGACAGAAGAGGGTCCAATGACCAATTGCGCAGAGATTACAGATTCAGACCAACCTGATGCTGATTCTTCTCCTGGATATAGTTGCGAATGTGAAGATGATGATGATTGCGTGACTATCAACGGTATTGGCGCAGATTTATCATTGACCAAATCAGTAGATAAATCAGTAGTAAATGTAGGTGATAACGTTGTTTTTGAAATTGAAGTAAAAAATAGCGGTTCTGCAAATGCTACAGGTGTAACAGTTTCTGATGTTTTACCTGCTGGATTGACCTTTGTTACTTCTGATGCCAGCACAGGTTCTTATGCTGCTGCAACAGGAATTTGGACAATTGGTAATTTGGGTGCAAGTGATATAGAAACCTTGTTGATTACAGCCACCGTAACTGGTGTGGGTCCGTTCAGCAACGTAGCGCAAGTAGCTGCTTCAAATGAAAGCGATCCTGACAGTACACCGGGTAATAACATAGCTGCTGAAGACGATCAGGACAATGCTACTGTAAGTGCTAAACAAATTGACTTGGAATTGACCAAAGTGATTACAGGTACTTCATTAGGATTAGAAATCGGTGATGTGGTAGAGTATGCTATTACTGTATCTAACGAAGGTCCTTCCAATGCCACTGGTGTAGCTATACAAGATATTTTACCGCAAGGTTTAGATTTTGCAGGTTATACAGCTACGGCAGGTTCTTATAATACAAATACAGGAATTTGGACTATCGGAAACCTTGCTAATGGAGCTAATGCAATATTGAATATGTCAGCTACCATTACAACCGCCGGTACTTTCCGCAACAATGCACAAGTAATTGCGGCTAATGAACCGGATATTGATTCTGCTCCAAATAATGATAATGGCGACCAAAGTGAAGATGACGAAGACGGTAAAACAATTACTGTAGGTGCGCCTACTGCTGACCTTGAATTGACAAAAGTTGCTGATAAAGCAACAGTAACAGTAGGTGATGAATTCAATTATACACTTACTTTGACCAACCAAGGACCAAATGTAGCTACCGGAGCAGAGGTGTTTGACCTGTTACCAAGCGGCGTGAGCTATGTAAGTAGCAACGCATCAATGGGTACTTATAATCCGAATACTGCTTTATGGACAGTAGGAAATGTACCTGTGGGTGAAACTGAAACTTTGACTATAAAAGTAAAAGTACAAAGTGCAGGTAGTTTGGTAAATATTGCACAAGTAAGCTCAGTAAATGAAAATGACCCTGATTCTACTCCAAACAACAGCAACCCTGATGAAGACGACCAAGATAGCGCAACTACAACTGCTACAGAACCGACTGCATCAATGGTGGACTTAGAGTTGAGCAAAACAGTGAATCAAGCGTTGGTGAAAGTAGGTGACAACTTCAACTATACACTGACATTGACAAACGAAGGACCAGATGCAGCAACAGGCGTACAAGTATTTGACTTGTTGCCAAGCGGTGTAAGCCATGTGAGCAACACAGCAAGCACAGGAACTTATAGTCCGGCAACAGGTATATGGAATATCGGCACTATGAACGCTGGTGCAACAGCTATCTTAGTGATTGTAGTGAAAGCACAATCTGCTGGCAGTATGACGAATGTAGCGCAAGTGAGTGCGGCGAATGAATCAGATATAGATTCTACCCCGAACAACAGCGATGCAACGGAAGACGATCAGGATAGTGTAAACACTACAGTGACCGAACCTACAACTCCTGTAGCAGATTTGGAATTACAAAAAACTGCTTCACAAGCTTTGTTGAATATTGGCGACCAGTTTATTTATACGATAACATTAACTAACCAAGGTCCTAATACGGCAACATCTATCGTTGTAAATGAAGACTTGCCAAGTGGTGTAAATTATATCAGTTATACAAGCAGCACAGGTATTTATAGTAACGCTACCGGAACTTGGACTATTCCAAGTTTGGCAGTAGGCACAGTAGCTACTTTGAATATATTAGTTGAAGCTGTAAGTATAAATGGTACAACAAACGTGGCACAAGTAGCAAGTGTAAATGAATTAGATGTTGATAGCACACCAGGTAATAATGATCCTACAGAAGATGATCAAGATGAAATTTCAGTAATTATTCTTGATCCGAATAGTACAGAACCTATAACAGACTTAGAGTTGAGCAAAACAGCGAATCAATCTTTGGTAAAAGTAGGAGACAACTTCAACTACACCTTGACATTGACGAACGAAGGACCAGATGCAGCGACAGGTGTACAAGTATTTGACTTGTTGCCAAGTGGTGTAAGCTATGTGAGCAGCAATGCGAGCACAGGCACATACAGTCCTGCAACAGGAATATGGAATATCGGCGGAATGAATGCGGGAGCTACGGCTACATTGGTAATCGTGGTAAAAGCCCAAGCTGCTGGCAGTATGACGAATGTAGCGCAAGTGAGTTCAGCGAATGAGTCAGATATCGATTCTACCCCGAACAACAGCAATGCAACGGAAGATGATCAAGATAGTGTAGTTACAACAGTGACCGAACCTACAGCCCCAGTAGCAGATTTGAGTTTGACGAAAACATCAAATGCGACAGTGGTATCACAGGGCGATGAGTTCAGCTACACAATTACATTGAGCAATCAGGGACCGGATGCAGCTACAGGCGTAGCAGTGTTGGAAAGTTTACCGGGCGGATTGAGCTATGTGAGCCATACAGCGAGTGCGGGCGCATATAATGCAGCAAGCGGATTGTGGACACTACCAAGTGTAGGAGTAGGCAGCACAGCGACGTTGAACATAGTAGTCACAGCAACAGGCAGTGGCACAACGAACAACGTAGCGCAAGTGGTGGCATCAAATGAGAATGATCCGGACAGCACACCAGGAAATGGCGATGCAACCGAAGACGATCAGGACAATCAGGTGGTGAATATCACAGAGCCAACAGAGCCGATGGTTGATTTAGAGTTGAGCAAAACAGCGAATCAATCTTTGGTAAAAGTAGGCGACAACTTCAACTACACCTTGACATTGACGAATGAAGGACCAGATGCAGCGACAGGTGTACAAGTATTTGACTTGTTGCCAAGTGGTGTAAGCTATGTGAGCAGCAATGCGAGCACAGGCACATACAGTCCTGGAACTGGGATATGGAATATCGGCGGAATGAACGTTGGAGCTACGGCTACATTGGTAATCGTGGTAAAAGCCCAAGCTGCCGGCAGTATGACGAATGTAGCACAAGTGAGTGCGGCGAATGAATCAGATATAGATTCTACCCCGAACAACAGTAATGGAACGGAAGATGATCAGGATAGTGTAGTTACAACAGTGACCGAACCTACAGCCCCAGTAGCAGATTTGAGTTTGACGAAAACATCAAATGCGACAGTGGTATCACAAGGCGACGAGTTCAGCTACACAATTACATTGAGCAATCAGGGACCAGATGCAGCTACAGGCGTAGCAGTGATAGAGAACTTGCCAAGCGGATTGAGCTATGTAAGCCATACAGCAAGTGCAGGTGTATATAACACATCAAGCGGATTGTGGACACTTCCAAGTGTAGGCTCAGGCAGCACAGCGACGTTGAACATAGTAGTCACAGCGACAGGCAGTGGCACAACGAACAACGTAGCGCAAGTGGTGGCATCAAATGAGAATGATCCGGACAGCACACCAGGAAATGGCGATGCAACCGAAGACGATCAGGACAATCAGGTGGTGAATATCACAGAGCCAACAGAGCCGATGGTTGATTTAGAGTTGAGCAAAACAGCGAATCAATCTTTGGTAAAAGTAGGCGACAACTTCAACTACACCTTGACATTGACGAATGAAGGACCAGATGCAGCGACAGGTGTACAAGTATTTGACTTGTTACCAAGTGGTGTAAGCTATGTGAGCAGCAATGCGAGCACAGGCACATACAGTCCTGGAACTGGGATATGGAATATCGGCGGAATGAACGTTGGAGCTACGGCTACATTGGTAATCGTGGTAAAAGCCCAAGCTGCCGGCAGTATGACGAACGTAGCACAAGTGAGTGCGGCGAATGAATCAGATATAGATTCTACCCCGAACAACAGTAATGGAACGGAAGATGATCAGGATAGTGTAGTTACAACAGTGACCGAACCTACAGCCCCAGTAGCAGATTTGAGTTTGACGAAAACATCAAATGCGACAGTGGTATCACAAGGCGACGAGTTCAGCTACACAATTACATTGAGCAATCAGGGACCAGATGCAGCTACAGGCGTAGGAGTTATAGAGAACTTGCCAAGCGGATTGAGCTATGTGAGCCATACAGCGAGTGCAGGTGTATATAACACAGCAAGCGGATTATGGACACTACCAAGTGTAGGAGCAGGTAGCACAGCGACGTTGAACATAGTAGTCACAGCGACAGGCAGTGGCACAACGAACAACGTAGCGCAAGTGGTGGCATCAAATGAGAATGATCCGGACAGCACACCAGGAAATGGCGATGCAACCGAAGACGATCAGGACAATCAGGTGGTGAATATCACAGAGCCAACAGAGCCGATGGTTGATTTAGAGTTGAGCAAAACAGCGAATCAATCTTTGGTAAAAGTAGGCGACAACTTCAACTACACCTTGACATTGACGAATGAAGGACCAGATGCAGCGACAGGTGTACAAGTATTTGACTTGTTGCCAAGTGGTGTAAGCTATGTGAGCAGCAATGCGAGCACAGGCACATACAGTCCTGGAACTGGGATATGGAATATCGGCGGAATGAACGTTGGAGCTACGGCTACATTGGTAATCGTGGTAAAGCCCAAGCTGCCGGCAGTATGA